From Ipomoea triloba cultivar NCNSP0323 chromosome 5, ASM357664v1, the proteins below share one genomic window:
- the LOC116021108 gene encoding WRKY transcription factor 55-like isoform X1 produces MMMSRPNADHLKISKKQQEMDDNIINTATTSPALLMMTILRGIQLAKDLEPNLAHNLATERDYIARACDDIVRVFSGVRERVSSSSPPQITRLPPSVLDHTWLMSTTAHDPQLFHPHMVAPPPLPAQPAARVHRSGSGGSSPHQPAAQRPRRPSRRGEIHRHTKIVPAPQMGNVDIPPEDGYTWRKYGQKEILGSRFPRAYYRCTHQKLYSCPAKKQVQRLDDNPFMFQVTYRSNHICHMSATAPSSAPPPPQPPLTTSSGGAVTGSWLTMDIKPAAAGDAAGTSSGGPFGGGHAVSVSSTSNLPVAAGSGTAGPSTARYDRDVVGGDYGGPVVDLVDVMFNYSGSSSNNSMDLIFPSTDQKGDISGEKN; encoded by the exons ATGATGATGAGCAGACCAAACGCCGACCACCTCAAAATCTCCAAAAAACAACAAGAAATGGACGACAATATTATTAACACTGCTACTACTTCACCAGCTCTACTGATGATGACGATCCTACGTGGGATTCAACTGGCCAAAGACCTGGAGCCTAACCTAGCTCACAACCTCGCCACCGAACGTGATTACATTGCCCGAGCCTGCGATGACATCGTTAGGGTTTTCAGCGGCGTCAGGGAGAGGGTTTCATCATCATCGCCGCCGCAGATCACCCGTCTGCCGCCGAGCGTTCTTGATCACACTTGGCTGATGAGCACCACCGCCCATGATCCTCAGCTCTTTCACCCTCACATGGTGGCGCCACCGCCGCTTCCGGCTCAACCCGCGGCGAGGGTACACCGCTCCGGGAGCGGCGGTAGCTCGCCCCATCAGCCGGCGGCACAAAGACCAAGACGGCCGAG tAGGAGGGGTGAAATACACAGACATACGAAGATAGTACCAGCTCCTCAGATGGGAAATGTTGATATTCCACCTGAGGATGGCTATACTTGGAGAAAATATGGGCAGAAAGAGATCCTAGGCTCAAGATTCCCCAG GGCATACTATAGATGCACTCATCAAAAACTGTATAGTTGTCCGGCGAAGAAGCAAGTCCAACGTTTGGACGACAATCCTTTCATGTTCCAAGTAACCTACCGATCTAATCACATCTGTCACATGTCCGCCACCGCTCCCTCGTCGGCGCCGCCGCCCCCGCAGCCACCGCTGACGACGTCGAGCGGCGGAGCAGTGACCGGCAGCTGGCTCACCATGGACATCAAGCCGGCGGCGGCCGGGGACGCTGCAGGCACGAGTTCCGGCGGCCCTTTCGGTGGCGGCCACGCCGTCTCGGTTTCTAGCACTAGCAACTTGCCCGTGGCAGCCGGCAGCGGCACCGCCGGGCCCTCCACGGCGAGGTATGATAGGGATGTTGTCGGCGGCGACTACGGCGGGCCGGTGGTGGACTTGGTTGACGTCATGTTCAATTACTCCGGCAGTAGTAGCAATAACAGCATGGATTTAATATTCCCTTCCACGGACCAAAAAGGGGATATTTCCGGagaaaaaaactaa
- the LOC116021108 gene encoding WRKY transcription factor 55-like isoform X2: MMMSRPNADHLKISKKQQEMDDNIINTATTSPALLMMTILRGIQLAKDLEPNLAHNLATERDYIARACDDIVRVFSGVRERVSSSSPPQITRLPPSVLDHTWLMSTTAHDPQLFHPHMVAPPPLPAQPAARVHRSGSGGSSPHQPAAQRPRRPRRGEIHRHTKIVPAPQMGNVDIPPEDGYTWRKYGQKEILGSRFPRAYYRCTHQKLYSCPAKKQVQRLDDNPFMFQVTYRSNHICHMSATAPSSAPPPPQPPLTTSSGGAVTGSWLTMDIKPAAAGDAAGTSSGGPFGGGHAVSVSSTSNLPVAAGSGTAGPSTARYDRDVVGGDYGGPVVDLVDVMFNYSGSSSNNSMDLIFPSTDQKGDISGEKN, encoded by the exons ATGATGATGAGCAGACCAAACGCCGACCACCTCAAAATCTCCAAAAAACAACAAGAAATGGACGACAATATTATTAACACTGCTACTACTTCACCAGCTCTACTGATGATGACGATCCTACGTGGGATTCAACTGGCCAAAGACCTGGAGCCTAACCTAGCTCACAACCTCGCCACCGAACGTGATTACATTGCCCGAGCCTGCGATGACATCGTTAGGGTTTTCAGCGGCGTCAGGGAGAGGGTTTCATCATCATCGCCGCCGCAGATCACCCGTCTGCCGCCGAGCGTTCTTGATCACACTTGGCTGATGAGCACCACCGCCCATGATCCTCAGCTCTTTCACCCTCACATGGTGGCGCCACCGCCGCTTCCGGCTCAACCCGCGGCGAGGGTACACCGCTCCGGGAGCGGCGGTAGCTCGCCCCATCAGCCGGCGGCACAAAGACCAAGACGGCCGAG GAGGGGTGAAATACACAGACATACGAAGATAGTACCAGCTCCTCAGATGGGAAATGTTGATATTCCACCTGAGGATGGCTATACTTGGAGAAAATATGGGCAGAAAGAGATCCTAGGCTCAAGATTCCCCAG GGCATACTATAGATGCACTCATCAAAAACTGTATAGTTGTCCGGCGAAGAAGCAAGTCCAACGTTTGGACGACAATCCTTTCATGTTCCAAGTAACCTACCGATCTAATCACATCTGTCACATGTCCGCCACCGCTCCCTCGTCGGCGCCGCCGCCCCCGCAGCCACCGCTGACGACGTCGAGCGGCGGAGCAGTGACCGGCAGCTGGCTCACCATGGACATCAAGCCGGCGGCGGCCGGGGACGCTGCAGGCACGAGTTCCGGCGGCCCTTTCGGTGGCGGCCACGCCGTCTCGGTTTCTAGCACTAGCAACTTGCCCGTGGCAGCCGGCAGCGGCACCGCCGGGCCCTCCACGGCGAGGTATGATAGGGATGTTGTCGGCGGCGACTACGGCGGGCCGGTGGTGGACTTGGTTGACGTCATGTTCAATTACTCCGGCAGTAGTAGCAATAACAGCATGGATTTAATATTCCCTTCCACGGACCAAAAAGGGGATATTTCCGGagaaaaaaactaa
- the LOC116019949 gene encoding probable inactive serine/threonine-protein kinase scy1, which translates to MLKFLKGVVAGSGTGVKDLPYNIGEPYSSAWGSWVHYRGTSKDDGAPVSIFALSGSNANDGHLAAGRNGVKRLRTVRHPNILSFLHSTEVETFDGSTTKVTIYIVTEPVMPLSEKLKELGLVGTQRDEYYAWGLHRITKAVSFLNNDCKLVHGNVCVASVVVTQTLDWKLHALDVLSEFDGNNETSTGPMLQYEWLIGTQYKPLEMVKSDWTAIRKSPPWAIDSWGLGCFIYELFSSTKLSKTEELRNTGSIPKSLLPDYQRLLSATPSRRLNSSKLLENSEYFQNKLVETIQFMEILNLKDSVEKDTFFRKLPNLADQLPRQIVLKKLLPLLASALEFGSAAAPALTAFLKMGSWLSTEEFSLKVLPTIVKLFASNDRAIRVSLLQHVDQFGESLSSQIVDEQVYPHVATGFSDTSAFLRELTLKSMLVLAPKLSQRTISGSLLKYLSKLQVDEEPAIRTNTTILLGNIASHLNEGTRKRVLINAFTVRALRDTFSPARGAGVMALCATSSYYDVTEIATRILPNIVVLTIDPDSDVRSKAFQAVDQFLQLLKQHDKASTGDGTGIGMQTSSIPGNASLLGWAMSSLTLKGGKPSEYSSVTPANSSAPHNSAISNASLGTEDANIAPIQVRSSTDIADHPAPESPTSTDGWGELENGIHDDLENEKDGWDDMEPLEDPKPPAALANIQAAQKRPVSQPKSQASIPRPKSISKMNADDDDLWGSAAAPVPKTTKAAASSRASFDNDPWDSVAPAPKTTAKKAATADDDLWGSIAAPEPTTAARPSSIGRGRSKPAAPRLGAQRINRTSGT; encoded by the exons ATGCTGAAATTCTTGAAAGGCGTCGTCGCCGGATCTGGGACGGGCGTCAAGGATCTGCCATACAACATCGGCGAGCCTTATTCCTCTGCTTGGGGCTCTTGGGTTCACTACCGCGGAACCTCCAAA GACGATGGTGCTCCTGTGTCTATATTTGCACTCTCAGGTAGTAACGCAAATGATGGGCATTTGGCAGCTGGTCGCAATGGAGTCAAACGACTTCGCACA GTCAGGCATCCCAATATTTTATCATTTCTTCACAGCACGGAAGTTGAAACTTTTGATGGTTCTACAACAAAGGTTACTATTTATATTGTCACTGAACCTGTAATGCCACTTTCTGAAAAGCTCAAGGAATTAGGATTAGTGGGCACACAAAG AGATGAATATTATGCCTGGGGACTGCATCGAATAACCAAGGCTGTGAGCTTCTTGAATAATGATTGTAAACTT GTTCATGGCAATGTTTGTGTTGCTAGTGTTGTTGTTACTCAAACTCTAGACTGGAAATTGCATGCCTTGGATGTTCTTTCTGAGTTTGATGGAAACAATGAAACTTCTACTGGACCAATGCTG CAATATGAATGGCTTATTGGTACACAATATAAACCATTGGAGATGGTCAAGTCTGATTGGACAGCAATCAGAAAATCTCCACCATGGGCTATTGATTCTTGGGGTTTAG GTTGTTTTATTTATGAACTTTTTTCTAGTACAAAGCTGAGCAAAACAGAGGAGTTGCGTAATACTGGTTCCATTCCTAAG TCTCTACTTCCAGATTATCAGCGCCTCTTGAGTGCTACACCTTCTCGCAGGTTAAATTCATCTAAGCTTCTGGAAAATAGTG AAtactttcaaaataaattggTGGAGACCATACAATTCATGGAAATTCTTAATTTGAAGGACAGTGTTGAAAAAGACACTTTCTTTCGTAAACTTCCAAATTTAGCAGATCAACTTCCTCGCCAGATAGTACTGAAAAAG TTGCTTCCATTGCTTGCATCTGCTCTAGAATTTGGTTCAGCTGCTGCACCTGCTTTGACAGCATTTTTGAAAATGGGTTCTTGGCTTTCAACAGAGGAATTTAGTCTCAAG GTACTGCCAACAATTGTAAAACTTTTTGCCTCAAATGACCGGGCAATACGAGTTAGTCTTCTGCAACATGTTGATCAATTCGGGGAATCATTATCTTCACAAATTGTTGATGAACAA GTTTACCCTCACGTTGCTACTGGATTCTCTGACACATCTGCATTCCTCCGGGAGTTGACTCTTAAGTCAATGCTTGTTCTGGCACCTAAG CTATCCCAGCGCACTATATCTGGATCATTATTGAAGTATCTTTCTAAGCTACAG GTGGATGAAGAGCCAGCAATCAGAACAAATACAACTATATTACTTGGAAATATTGCCAGTCACCTGAACGAAGGG ACGAGGAAGAGAGTTCTTATAAATGCATTCACTGTACGTGCTTTGCGTGACACATTCTCGCCTGCCCGAGGAGCAG GTGTTATGGCTTTGTGTGCCACTAGTTCTTACTATGATGTGACTGAGATTGCAACACGTATTTTGCCAAATATTGTTGTGCTTACCATTGATCCTGACAG TGACGTAAGGTCAAAAGCTTTCCAAGCAGTGGACCAATTTTTGCAACTATTGAAACAACACGATAAG GCAAGCACTGGAGATGGGACTGGAATAGGCATGCAAACTTCATCTATTCCTGGAAATGCAAGTTTGCTTGG CTGGGCTATGAGCTCATTGACCCTCAAAGGCGGCAAACCTTCTGAATATAGTTCTGTTACCCCAGCAAATTCTAGCGCACCACATAACTCTGCAATTTCAAATGCTAGCTTGG GTACAGAAGATGCAAATATAGCTCCAATCCAAGTTCGTTCTAGTACGGATATTGCTGATCATCCAGCTCCTGAATCTCCTACATCTACTGATGGATGGGGAGAGCTTGAAAATGGAATTCACGACgatctagaaaatgaaaaagacgGATGGGATGATATGGAGCCACTGGAAGATCCGAAGCCACCTGCAGCTCTTGCAAACATCCAAGCTGCTCAAAAACGCCCAGTCTCTCAACCAAAATCACAAG CTTCTATTCCAAGACCAAAGAGCATATCAAAGATGAACGCAGACGACGATGACTTGTGGGGATCAGCAGCTGCCCCTGTCCCAAAAACTACTAAAGCAGCAGCAAGCTCAAGGGCTAGCTTTGATAATGATCCATGGGATTCCGTGGCCCCCGCTCCCAAGACAACTGCAAAAAAGGCTGCAACCGCCGATGATGATCTCTGGGGCTCCATTGCAGCTCCTGAACCAACAACCGCAGCAAGACCATCATCCATTGGGCGAGGGCGGAGTAAACCTGCTGCTCCCAGACTGGGAGCTCAAAGAATCAACCGAACATCCGGGACGTAA
- the LOC116020837 gene encoding glycerol-3-phosphate dehydrogenase [NAD(+)] 2, chloroplastic, producing the protein MVVASKDKKVANAVQQLLASRNLRINTSSDVTGIEIAGALKNVLAIAAGIVEGLNLGNNSMAALVAQGCSEIRWLATKMGAKSTTLTGLSGTGDIMLTCFVNLSRNRTVGVRLGSGEKLEDILGSMNQVAEGITTAGAVIALAQKYKVKMPVLTAVARIIDNELTPTKAVFELMNLPQVEEV; encoded by the exons ATGGTGGTAGCGTCTAAAGACAAAAAAGTTGCAAATGCAGTTCAGCAACTTCTGGCCTCGAGAAACCTGAGAATCAATACATCAAG TGATGTTACAGGGATTGAGATTGCAGGTGCGCTGAAGAATGTACTAGCAATAGCAGCTGGTATTGTGGAAGGATTGAATCTCGGGAACAACTCCATGGCTGCTCTTGTAGCACAAGGGTGCTCTGAAATTCGATGGTTGGCAACAAAG ATGGGTGCAAAGTCAACTACATTAACGGGGCTTTCAGGGACTGGGGACATCATGCTCACGTGTTTTGTGAATCTTTCAAGAAACAGAACTGTTGGGGTTCGTCTTGGATCAGGAGAAAAGCTTGAAGACATACTCGGTTCTATGAACCAG GTGGCTGAAGGTATAACAACAGCAGGAGCTGTGATTGCGCTAGCGCAAAAATACAAGGTCAAAATGCCGGTTTTGACAGCAGTTGCCCGGATTATTGACAATGAACTCACTCCAACTAAAGCTGTTTTTGAATTGATGAATCTCCCTCAG GTTGAAGAAGTTTAG
- the LOC116019275 gene encoding glycerol-3-phosphate dehydrogenase [NAD(+)] 2, chloroplastic-like isoform X2 translates to MAAHVANRKAELEVNMLVRDHRVCESINENHCNSKYFPEHKLPENVIATTDAKAALLGADFCFHAVPVQFSSVFLEDIATHVDPSLPFISLSKGLELNTLRTMSQIIPRALRSPRQPYVVLSGPSFALELMNTLPTAMVVASKDKKVANAVQQLLASRNLRINTSSDVTGIEIAGALKNVLAIAAGIVEGLNLGNNSMAALVAQGCSEIRWLATKMGAKSTTLTGLSGTGDIMLTCFVNLSRNRTVGVRLGSGEKLEDILGSMNQVAEGITTAGAVIALAQKYKVKMPVLTAVARIIDNELTPTKAVFELMNLPQVEEV, encoded by the exons ATGGCTGCCCATGTTGCAAATAGGAAGGCTGAATTGGAAGTTAATATGCTCGTACGAGATCATCGAGTTTGTGAATCCATTAATGAGAATCACTGCAATAG TAAGTATTTCCCAGAGCACAAGCTACCAGAAAACGTAATTGCAACAACTGATGCCAAGGCCGCTCTGTTGGGTGCAGATTTTTGTTTCCATGCTGTCCCTGTTCAG ttCAGCTCGGTATTCCTTGAGGATATTGCAACGCATGTTGATCCGAGCTTGCCATTTATATCTCTCAGCAAGGGTTTAGAGCTCAATACATTAAGAACAATGTCTCAGATAATCCCCCGAGCACTAAGAAGTCCTCGGCAGCCCTATGTCGTTCTATCTGGACCTTCTTTTGCACTGGAGTTGATGAACACGTTACCAACAG CAATGGTGGTAGCGTCTAAAGACAAAAAAGTTGCAAATGCAGTTCAGCAACTTCTGGCCTCGAGAAACCTGAGAATCAATACATCAAG TGATGTTACAGGGATTGAGATTGCAGGTGCGCTGAAGAATGTACTAGCAATAGCAGCTGGTATTGTGGAAGGATTGAATCTCGGGAACAACTCCATGGCTGCTCTTGTAGCACAAGGGTGCTCTGAAATTCGATGGTTGGCAACAAAG ATGGGTGCAAAGTCAACTACATTAACGGGGCTTTCAGGGACTGGGGACATCATGCTCACGTGTTTTGTGAATCTTTCAAGAAACAGAACTGTTGGGGTTCGTCTTGGATCAGGAGAAAAGCTTGAAGACATACTCGGTTCTATGAACCAG GTGGCTGAAGGTATAACAACAGCAGGAGCTGTGATTGCGCTAGCGCAAAAATACAAGGTCAAAATGCCGGTTTTGACAGCAGTTGCCCGGATTATTGACAATGAACTCACTCCAACTAAAGCTGTTTTTGAATTGATGAATCTCCCTCAG GTTGAAGAAGTTTAG